The genomic region CTAGATGCTCATGTGGGTGAGGGATCGGACATGACATTCGGAGATAATCTGCTGTATGAAGGCGAAGATCAGGAAATGGCTCTGATCAAGAAGGAAGAAATGTCGCTCGTCCAGAGAAGTATCGCCGGCGCACTGGCCCAACTCAATGAAAAGGAAAGTTTCATCGTCACGCACCGGCTCATGACCGACAATCCCCTGACCCTTCAGGAGATAGGCGATCGCTATAACTTTACCCGCGAACGGGCCAGACAGATAGAGCAGCAGGCGATCAAGAAACTCCGGCTGGCCATACCCTACGAAGTGGAAAGTAAGAACCTTCCGGCGGCTATCGGCGCCGATTAGTGACCTGTCGAATCAGCCTTAAAATCTCACTTTTCTAAAGGGGGACGCTATGATTCCCCTCTTTGGCAAAGAGGGGTTGGGGGAGATTTTTATTTCTTCCTGCTGACCAAGGCGTGGCTGATTGCGTCGCTAAGTCCCTGGAGCCCATAGGGTTTGCCCAGGAAGACCTGGGGCAGTTCGGGATGGTCGCCGGCCATTACCTGGACTTTGTCGTAGCCGCTGGCGAGGATCACCGGGAGGTCGGGCGCGAGCTGGCGCAGGGCCGTCAAGGTTTCCCAGCCATCCATACGCGGCATGGTCAGGTCGGAAAGGACTAAACAGATTTCATCCCGGCGCTGCCGGAATACTTCCAGAGCTTCGACACCGTCTTTCGCTGCCAGCACCGTAAAACCAAGGCGAGTGAGCATAGCTGCGGCTATGTCGCGCAGCATCATCTCGTCATCAACCAGCAGTATCGTGCCGCTGCCTGTGGTCGCATCGTTCCCACGCTGGAGCGTGGGAACGATGGGTCGCTTCAGTCTGGGAACGATAAGTGTGGGTTGGGCAGCTTTGTCCGGCTGCCGGGGAACTTCTGCGGCAGATACCGGTAAATATACCCGGAAGGTACTCCCTTGTCCTGGTGCACTCTCCACGGTGACGGCTCCGTCGTGCGCCTTGACAATCCCCAGAACCACAGGCAGGCCCAATCCCCGGCCGATAAACTTGCTGGAGAAAAAAGGATCGTAGAGATTCTCGATGTCTTTGTCCGGGATGCCGCAGCCCGTGTCTGTCACTTCAAGGCATGCATAGGGACCGTCCTGCGGCTGCCAGGCGATAGGCCGACGATGCAATGTGGGGATATCCGCCGGGGAAACCGTTTTGACACTCAGGTGAATGGAACTCCGACCCGTACCGACAACCTCCCAGGCATTGGTGATCAGGTTGGTCAGCACCTGCTGGATCTCAATCGCGTTGGCCATGACGGCAGGCCCGGGAGATGGCAAATTAGTCTCCAGTGTCACGGTTCCCGGCATAGAGGCTTGGATAATGGGCAGGTTCCGCAGGCAGGCCTCGGCAATATCCAACAACTCCCGTTTGTCGAACGATTGACCGAGGTAGGTCAGCATCTGACCGCTCACCGCCGCCGCCTCATTTGCCGCCCGCATGGCTGCGGTCAGGCTATTGACGGGGCCCGCACCTTTAGGCAGCTCGTCAATTGCCATCTCCAGGTTTCCGATCACCACTCCGAGCTGATTATTAAAGGTGTGGGCAATAGCGCCGGCCATGCGGCCCAGGCTTTCGGCCTTCTGGAGTTGACGGTTTCGGGCTTCGAGTTCTGCCCTCTGTGCCTCCGCCTGCTTGCGGAGGGTGATGTCGCGTATCGCCGCAAGATGAACCTGCCGCCCCTGCCACGGAAAGATGTTGACCATGATTTCGACAGGAAAAATTGTCCCATCTTTTTTGCGATGATAGCGAATGGGAATATGCTTCCATGCTTCCTGCGTTGCGCGTTTTGTTTCGTCTGGTTCGGCAGAGAGTTCGATATTTTTCATACGGAGAAGTTCCTCGCGGCTGTACCCGTACAACGACTCCGCGACGCGGTTGGCTTCAATCAAATTGCCGGTGTCTTTGTCAACGAGAAGAATGGCGTCGGCCTCTAATTCGAACAATTGGCGATACTTCTCCTCGTTCTCCCGCAGCTTCTCCTCGGAATGGATATGGACCAGAACACCACCTATCTGCGCTGCCAGCATCTCAAGCAGATGGCGTGTGTGGATCGGGATATCATCATGAACATGCGAAGCCATGTTCATGATTGCGACAAGATTGCCCTTGTGCAGCACCGGAATTGACGCGAGAGCGGTCAGCCCTTCCCTGTCGCGGGTCTCATCTTTACCCGGCGGCCAGAGAGCCGTGTATCGCCCATAAAATGATGTACCGGCTCTCGCCCGTATCACCTGCGGAGAATCAGCCGCCAAATGGGACGTGTGCTCAACCATTTCGGGTGAGTGTCCGCAAGTAACCGATAAATTTAGAGTACCGGTGACCGGGTCATTCAAGTAAATCCCCCCGGAGTCCAGACCCTTATCCTGCAAGGCAGCATCAAGAATGTGTTCGAGGGCTTCTTTTACGGTGTGGCAGGTTGTGAGGCTAAAGACAAGGTTGTGCTGGATTCGCAGCGCCGCCTCCGCCTGCTTACGCTCGGTGATGTCTTGAATGGTCGTAAGCAAATAATTTGCATTGTTAATGCTCATCATGACAACATTGAACAATCCATATCTATAGCCTCTGCCTTTTGGCCTGACTTCCATCTCAAGATTTTCGACGCGTCCTTTCTTGCTTAGTTCATTGTAAAAAAAAGCTCTTTGTTCTTCCGTTATAAATCCGGCTTCTCGAGACGTATGTCCGATAACTTCATGCCGCTTAAGTCCTACAAGTTGAAGAAAAGCATCGCTGACATCAAAGAATCTGCCCTCTTTCACTGTAGTAATAGTCATGGGAATTGAATTTTGGAGGAAAGCTTTAGTGAATTTCTCTGAAGTTACTCTTGTTTGTTCGATTTGCTCAAGACGCAGGCAATTGAGCTCTTCAATCAGTTGTTTCTTGGTCTTTCTTGCATCTTCCATAGCATCCTCTCAATAAAAGAATAGCGCCCGGAAAAGAAAAACCATATCTCGTCCCGACTCAACAGGCTGATGTTTCTTATCAATTATTCGTTTGCTGGTACACTCGTACTCTACCCTAAAACATAAAGTCAATGACAAATATGTTTGAATATGGCCATCTGAAAGTGGTAAGGTAAAGTAAATAGTGAATTTGTTTCATCGGCAGGAGAACATATCTTGAAAGTAAATGAGATTTTTTACAGTATTCAGGGCGAGTCTTCCTGGACGGGGTTCCCCTGCCTTTTTGTCCGGTTGACCGGCTGTAATCTTCGGTGTTCTTACTGCGATACGCAATATGCATACGATGCCGGAGACGAACTGACAATTGCCGATATAGTCACACAGGTGGCGGAATATCATTGCCCCCTGGTGGAAATCACGGGCGGCGAACCCTTGCTGCAGGAAGAAACTCCGCTATTGGTCGGCAATCTGCTCGATAGGGGCTATCGGGTATTACTGGAGACGAACGGCAGTCTCGATGTAAGCCTTGTGGACCGTCGCTGTGTCAAGATAATTGACGTCAAGTTGCCATCGAGCGGGGAGGCGCAGCGTAACTATCTTCATAATCTTGACCTGTTAAATGATAAAGACGAACTTAAATTTGTTATCGGCGGTCGGGAGGATTACGATTATGCCGGGAAGATTATTAACCTCATTCCCCAGGAACTTTTAGATAAGATTGTTGTTAATATTTCACCTGTTTTCAGTACGATGGCGCCGGAAATGCTGGCAGCGTGGATATTGCAGGACCATCTGGCCGTGCGGCTCAATATTCAACTGCACAAGATCCTCTGGCCGGCGAATATGAGAGGGGTATAATTGAAAAAACAAGGATAACGCATGGAGAAGAGGGCGGTGATTTTACTCAGCGGCGGCCTGGATTCTACTACGGTCCTGGCCATGACCAAAAGCGAAGGTTATGCGTTATATTGTCTGACTTTTCGCTATCAGCAGCGCCACGTTCGGGAAGTGGCAGCTGCCTGTAAAATTGCCGCGTTATACGGTGCGACCAAGCATAACATTATTGATATTGACCTGGCGGTATTCGGCGGTTCAGCCTTGACGGACAATATTGACGTTCCGAAAGGACGGTGCAGCGAGGAAATGGAGGCGAATATTCCGGTAACCTATGTGCCGGCGCGGAACACTATTTTTCTTTCTTATGCCTTAGCCTGGGCGGAGGTGCTTGATGCGCCGGATAT from Deltaproteobacteria bacterium harbors:
- a CDS encoding radical SAM protein, whose protein sequence is MKVNEIFYSIQGESSWTGFPCLFVRLTGCNLRCSYCDTQYAYDAGDELTIADIVTQVAEYHCPLVEITGGEPLLQEETPLLVGNLLDRGYRVLLETNGSLDVSLVDRRCVKIIDVKLPSSGEAQRNYLHNLDLLNDKDELKFVIGGREDYDYAGKIINLIPQELLDKIVVNISPVFSTMAPEMLAAWILQDHLAVRLNIQLHKILWPANMRGV
- the queC gene encoding 7-cyano-7-deazaguanine synthase QueC is translated as MEKRAVILLSGGLDSTTVLAMTKSEGYALYCLTFRYQQRHVREVAAACKIAALYGATKHNIIDIDLAVFGGSALTDNIDVPKGRCSEEMEANIPVTYVPARNTIFLSYALAWAEVLDAPDIFIGVNAIDYSGYPDCRPEYIKAFEIMANLAIQKAVEGKIKIAIRTPLLHMTKGEIIKCGIAMNVDYSLTHSCYDPLPDGKACGSCDSCLLRARGFLEAGLCDPQPA
- a CDS encoding PAS domain S-box protein, translating into MEDARKTKKQLIEELNCLRLEQIEQTRVTSEKFTKAFLQNSIPMTITTVKEGRFFDVSDAFLQLVGLKRHEVIGHTSREAGFITEEQRAFFYNELSKKGRVENLEMEVRPKGRGYRYGLFNVVMMSINNANYLLTTIQDITERKQAEAALRIQHNLVFSLTTCHTVKEALEHILDAALQDKGLDSGGIYLNDPVTGTLNLSVTCGHSPEMVEHTSHLAADSPQVIRARAGTSFYGRYTALWPPGKDETRDREGLTALASIPVLHKGNLVAIMNMASHVHDDIPIHTRHLLEMLAAQIGGVLVHIHSEEKLRENEEKYRQLFELEADAILLVDKDTGNLIEANRVAESLYGYSREELLRMKNIELSAEPDETKRATQEAWKHIPIRYHRKKDGTIFPVEIMVNIFPWQGRQVHLAAIRDITLRKQAEAQRAELEARNRQLQKAESLGRMAGAIAHTFNNQLGVVIGNLEMAIDELPKGAGPVNSLTAAMRAANEAAAVSGQMLTYLGQSFDKRELLDIAEACLRNLPIIQASMPGTVTLETNLPSPGPAVMANAIEIQQVLTNLITNAWEVVGTGRSSIHLSVKTVSPADIPTLHRRPIAWQPQDGPYACLEVTDTGCGIPDKDIENLYDPFFSSKFIGRGLGLPVVLGIVKAHDGAVTVESAPGQGSTFRVYLPVSAAEVPRQPDKAAQPTLIVPRLKRPIVPTLQRGNDATTGSGTILLVDDEMMLRDIAAAMLTRLGFTVLAAKDGVEALEVFRQRRDEICLVLSDLTMPRMDGWETLTALRQLAPDLPVILASGYDKVQVMAGDHPELPQVFLGKPYGLQGLSDAISHALVSRKK